A part of Aquaspirillum sp. LM1 genomic DNA contains:
- a CDS encoding pentapeptide repeat-containing protein, translated as MPTLNRYLAEKSLTKLARTLSPAQQTGVKILLAHMEEDGHANYHALREALSPAAGSVNSANTMLKRFLDKLNDAAKAAGIPIQLCTTADKKAGERRQVWCEGEADGPGAPYTGDLNGIPSAQQLTTQRGQPLGQPVLLITFNPHETDAVQKAFPEHSDTDVSGEYPFARLGVLHGHELLHLRSPQGRKAAQHSCQWALNRFQPCAVIAVGIAFGLDKSKQKIGDVLVSSYLFDYENARINADDSLTHRGPRPSASPKLLKRLEALHHDQRESSLWPHVIIGPMACGDKLVDNAAFLRHIRHAEPECIGGEMEGAGLEAACGPDKVDWLVVKGICDWADGHKNTPSKDDDQRTAARNAMTVVKALLSAAPLAPPPDPPRQPVPAQPPSAVCQPPCAGEMGMGDLNGIARQQLSTSATGRATTLDTLLPDNHRTAAAGEEVLPYLRQWLHNPDAPRLFALLGEYGMGKTITCQLLARELDAARRDDPSLPIPLYFDLRHVTGLRERVPSLEDTLRDCMQRGWQDTQGGNDYSLEDIHRWIAQGALLVFDGLDEVLVKLSAHDGQTFTNQLLKLLADAEARAKLAQRPLRLKMLISCRTQYFPTLQAQQSHFTQQERGEQRADRYQAMLLLPWNEQQVRSYLSHALPEMDSDVLLAMLGAVHNLTELSQRPYTLRLLAEHIPDIERLRTSGQPVYGVTLYRHMVEKWLARDSGKHQLSPEHKLRLASQLAAHLWRSGKPALPAGELHDWLHAWLDSEPALRGRYQRLLPEQLEEDLRTATFLARDDDETTQRSAFRFAHTSLLEFFLACHLRDAALDDRADAWALPLPSQETLDFFGQLLAEANTAERSAMLAQLSRWALHATPQRSELLLAYTLRAHRQGWPTPELRNADFSHAKLREWVFVGSAERPLRLEGAHFADADLTQSEWRHVQLAGAHLPRATLTNAVWQYIDASGADFSQAELTATVFRYCTLSHTHWRDASGYRPQWLNCQPAGAPWQADTPLALEWPLLVPQAKAQHTVEWMWLEDNNFFLPQKTLALAPTLDPLGRGWLTMPARHVLQLTDWRSGEIGPRLLGHRANITTCAFADAPDTEGVSWLASGDRDGDLRLWRLPAGEAGPVLTSHQTHIRHCAFSPQLADGTFWLASADAKGEIRLWRMPDATPGPVLRGHTGPVQHCAFAPQPDADGVWWLASAGTDHSLRLWQLPDGQPGPVLHGHTEMVLSCVFMPTPAADGVLRLVSASFDGSVRLWRALDGAVERVLHTGHIPVVHLAASPATGSNGTCHVLASYLSGVTRSWCLPTGLPGPEWRQLILQCTFVPNTDTDGFSVIGLDQSNTLCKWQFPDGTTVRTHHRPHTVPRFGVLAPAPQTDGAALHMVASDASGHCIRQWNLASGEASSPLSNHQAPIFDGVLSPHADRDGEHWLASASADHTVRLWQLADGQAGPVLRGHNSAVLSTAFAPQADGDGVQWLASTGMDGMVSLWQLPEGQPGSALRHQDTGRVLSCSWAPDADQEGRLWLASAGTDGAVRLWRLPNRRASRVLRGHDGAVRCCAFAPAVDTAGVQWLASAGADSTVRLWQTPSGQSGPVLHGHEDAVNHCTFAPGLDTDGLQWLASASDDGTLRLWQMPDGAPGPVLRGHHGPVLHCHFAYTADGALWLASSSDDGTLRVWDIPSGRCLRVLAQCEASPGGEAGYAMWNPETQEVLAVVGDAWRHVYCQQPRPGLLPERLPLEAFGPVPYREKMG; from the coding sequence ATGCCCACTCTCAACCGCTACTTAGCCGAAAAATCCCTGACCAAACTGGCGCGCACGCTCAGCCCGGCGCAACAAACCGGGGTCAAAATACTGCTTGCCCACATGGAGGAAGACGGCCACGCCAACTACCACGCGCTGCGCGAAGCCTTGTCGCCCGCCGCTGGCAGCGTGAACAGCGCCAACACCATGCTCAAGCGCTTTCTGGATAAGCTGAACGACGCCGCCAAGGCCGCCGGCATCCCCATTCAGCTGTGCACCACCGCCGACAAAAAAGCCGGCGAGCGTCGCCAGGTGTGGTGCGAAGGCGAAGCCGACGGCCCCGGCGCGCCCTATACAGGCGACCTGAACGGCATTCCCAGCGCGCAACAGCTGACTACTCAGCGCGGCCAGCCGCTAGGCCAACCGGTGCTGCTGATCACCTTTAACCCACACGAAACCGACGCCGTGCAGAAGGCCTTTCCCGAGCACAGCGACACAGATGTGTCTGGGGAATACCCATTTGCCCGGCTGGGCGTGCTGCATGGCCATGAACTGCTGCACCTGCGCAGCCCGCAAGGGCGCAAAGCGGCACAGCACAGCTGCCAATGGGCGTTAAATCGATTTCAACCTTGTGCGGTGATTGCCGTTGGCATTGCCTTTGGCCTGGACAAAAGCAAGCAGAAAATTGGCGATGTGCTGGTGTCGAGCTATCTGTTTGACTACGAAAACGCCCGCATCAATGCAGATGACAGCCTCACCCATCGCGGCCCCCGCCCTTCCGCCAGCCCCAAGCTGCTCAAACGGCTGGAGGCGCTGCATCACGATCAGCGCGAAAGCTCGCTCTGGCCACACGTGATCATTGGCCCGATGGCCTGTGGCGACAAACTGGTGGATAACGCGGCCTTTTTGCGCCATATCCGCCACGCCGAGCCGGAATGCATTGGCGGCGAAATGGAAGGCGCGGGCTTAGAAGCCGCCTGCGGCCCGGACAAGGTGGATTGGCTGGTGGTCAAAGGCATCTGCGATTGGGCCGACGGCCATAAAAACACCCCCAGCAAGGACGACGACCAGCGCACTGCTGCGCGCAACGCCATGACCGTGGTGAAAGCCCTGCTCAGCGCCGCCCCGCTGGCACCGCCGCCCGACCCGCCGCGCCAGCCCGTGCCAGCACAGCCTCCCAGCGCCGTATGCCAGCCGCCCTGCGCGGGCGAAATGGGGATGGGCGACCTGAACGGGATTGCCCGCCAGCAACTGAGCACCTCGGCCACTGGCCGCGCCACCACCCTGGACACCTTGCTCCCCGACAATCACCGCACCGCCGCCGCAGGCGAAGAAGTGCTGCCCTATTTGCGTCAGTGGCTGCACAACCCGGATGCCCCGCGCCTGTTTGCCCTGCTGGGCGAATACGGCATGGGCAAAACCATCACCTGCCAGCTGCTGGCGCGCGAGCTGGACGCCGCCCGCCGCGACGACCCCAGCTTGCCGATTCCGCTGTATTTTGACCTGCGCCACGTGACCGGCCTGCGCGAGCGGGTGCCCAGCCTGGAAGACACCCTGCGCGATTGCATGCAGCGCGGCTGGCAGGACACCCAGGGCGGCAATGACTACAGCCTGGAAGACATTCACCGCTGGATTGCCCAGGGCGCACTGCTGGTGTTTGACGGCCTGGACGAAGTGCTGGTGAAGCTCAGCGCGCACGATGGCCAAACCTTCACCAACCAGCTGCTGAAACTGCTGGCCGACGCCGAGGCGCGCGCCAAGCTAGCGCAGCGCCCGCTGCGCCTGAAAATGCTGATCAGCTGCCGCACCCAGTATTTCCCCACCCTGCAAGCGCAGCAAAGCCACTTTACCCAGCAAGAGCGCGGCGAGCAGCGCGCCGACCGCTACCAGGCCATGCTGCTGCTACCCTGGAACGAACAGCAGGTGCGCAGCTATTTAAGCCACGCCCTGCCCGAGATGGACAGCGACGTCCTGCTGGCCATGCTGGGCGCGGTGCATAACCTGACCGAGCTTAGCCAGCGCCCCTACACCTTGCGGCTGCTGGCCGAGCACATTCCAGACATCGAGCGCCTGCGCACCAGCGGCCAGCCGGTGTATGGCGTCACCCTGTACCGGCACATGGTGGAAAAATGGCTGGCGCGCGACAGCGGCAAACACCAGCTCAGCCCCGAACACAAGCTGCGCCTGGCCAGCCAACTGGCCGCCCACCTATGGCGAAGCGGCAAGCCCGCCCTGCCGGCTGGCGAGCTGCACGACTGGCTGCATGCCTGGCTGGACAGCGAGCCGGCCCTGCGCGGTCGCTACCAGCGCCTGCTCCCCGAGCAACTGGAAGAAGACCTGCGCACCGCCACTTTTTTGGCCCGCGACGACGACGAAACCACCCAGCGCAGCGCTTTTCGCTTTGCCCACACCTCGCTGCTGGAGTTTTTTCTGGCCTGCCATCTGCGCGACGCCGCGCTGGATGACCGCGCCGATGCCTGGGCGCTGCCGCTGCCCAGCCAGGAAACCCTGGATTTTTTTGGCCAGCTGCTGGCCGAAGCCAACACCGCCGAGCGCAGCGCCATGCTGGCGCAGCTAAGCCGCTGGGCGCTGCACGCCACTCCGCAGCGCAGCGAGCTGCTACTGGCCTACACCCTGCGCGCCCATCGCCAGGGCTGGCCCACCCCGGAGCTGCGCAACGCCGACTTTAGTCACGCCAAGCTGCGCGAATGGGTGTTTGTCGGCAGCGCCGAGCGCCCGCTGCGGCTGGAAGGCGCTCACTTTGCCGATGCGGATTTAACACAAAGCGAATGGCGGCATGTACAGCTGGCCGGCGCCCACTTGCCGCGCGCCACGCTAACAAACGCGGTTTGGCAATACATCGACGCCTCCGGCGCGGATTTTTCTCAGGCCGAGCTCACCGCCACGGTGTTTCGCTACTGCACCCTGAGCCACACCCACTGGCGCGACGCCAGCGGCTATCGGCCACAATGGCTGAATTGCCAGCCTGCCGGCGCGCCCTGGCAGGCAGATACACCGCTGGCGCTGGAGTGGCCATTGCTGGTGCCGCAAGCCAAAGCGCAACATACGGTCGAATGGATGTGGCTAGAAGACAACAATTTCTTTTTGCCCCAAAAAACGCTGGCCCTTGCTCCAACGCTTGACCCGCTGGGGCGCGGTTGGCTCACCATGCCGGCACGCCATGTCTTGCAGCTGACCGATTGGCGCAGTGGAGAAATCGGCCCGCGTTTGCTTGGCCACCGCGCCAACATCACGACCTGTGCTTTTGCTGACGCGCCCGACACCGAGGGCGTCTCCTGGCTGGCCTCCGGCGATCGAGATGGAGACCTCCGCCTCTGGCGACTGCCTGCGGGCGAGGCTGGCCCGGTTTTGACCAGCCATCAGACGCATATTCGGCATTGTGCGTTTTCCCCCCAACTGGCGGATGGCACATTTTGGCTGGCCTCGGCAGATGCCAAGGGTGAAATCCGCCTATGGCGGATGCCTGACGCCACGCCCGGCCCGGTGCTGCGCGGCCATACCGGGCCCGTCCAGCACTGCGCATTTGCGCCACAGCCCGATGCCGACGGTGTCTGGTGGCTGGCCTCCGCCGGCACCGATCACTCCCTACGCCTGTGGCAACTGCCAGACGGGCAGCCTGGACCCGTGTTGCATGGCCACACTGAGATGGTTTTGAGTTGCGTATTTATGCCCACCCCGGCGGCAGATGGCGTACTGCGACTGGTGTCCGCCAGTTTCGATGGCAGTGTTCGGCTGTGGCGAGCACTAGACGGAGCTGTCGAGCGGGTCTTGCACACTGGCCATATTCCCGTTGTTCACCTTGCGGCCAGCCCTGCCACAGGGAGCAACGGAACATGCCATGTACTCGCCAGTTATCTATCTGGCGTCACACGATCCTGGTGCTTGCCCACCGGCTTGCCCGGCCCAGAATGGCGCCAGTTGATTCTGCAATGCACATTCGTCCCGAACACCGACACAGATGGATTCAGCGTTATTGGCCTTGATCAGTCCAACACTTTATGCAAGTGGCAATTTCCTGACGGCACCACTGTGCGAACACATCACCGACCACATACCGTGCCTCGGTTTGGGGTATTGGCGCCAGCCCCCCAAACGGACGGGGCCGCACTGCACATGGTGGCCAGCGATGCAAGCGGCCACTGCATTCGCCAGTGGAATCTGGCCAGTGGCGAGGCCAGTTCACCCCTCAGTAACCATCAAGCCCCTATTTTTGATGGCGTACTCTCGCCACACGCTGACCGCGATGGCGAGCACTGGCTGGCGTCCGCCAGTGCAGATCACACAGTGCGGCTCTGGCAACTGGCCGATGGCCAAGCCGGCCCGGTATTGCGCGGGCATAATAGCGCGGTACTCAGCACAGCATTCGCCCCACAGGCAGACGGCGATGGCGTGCAGTGGCTGGCTTCCACAGGAATGGATGGCATGGTGAGCCTGTGGCAGTTGCCCGAAGGCCAGCCCGGCTCGGCGCTTCGTCACCAAGACACAGGCCGAGTACTTAGCTGCAGCTGGGCGCCAGATGCAGATCAGGAAGGGCGACTTTGGCTGGCTTCTGCGGGTACAGATGGCGCTGTGCGCTTGTGGCGCTTACCCAATCGCCGCGCCAGCCGGGTGCTGCGCGGCCATGATGGTGCTGTACGGTGCTGTGCCTTTGCCCCCGCAGTAGACACAGCTGGCGTGCAGTGGCTGGCCTCAGCCGGAGCGGACAGCACAGTACGCCTGTGGCAAACGCCAAGCGGCCAGTCTGGTCCGGTACTGCACGGTCATGAGGATGCAGTTAACCACTGCACCTTCGCTCCTGGCCTGGATACTGATGGTTTGCAGTGGCTGGCCTCGGCCAGCGATGATGGCACGCTACGCCTATGGCAGATGCCGGATGGCGCGCCCGGCCCAGTGCTGCGCGGCCATCATGGCCCGGTTCTCCATTGCCATTTTGCCTATACCGCCGATGGCGCACTGTGGCTGGCCAGCAGCAGTGACGATGGCACGCTGCGCGTATGGGACATTCCCAGCGGTCGCTGTCTGCGGGTGTTGGCGCAGTGTGAAGCCAGCCCCGGTGGCGAGGCCGGCTACGCCATGTGGAACCCGGAAACCCAAGAAGTGCTTGCTGTGGTTGGTGATGCTTGGCGGCATGTGTATTGCCAACAGCCGCGCCCCGGCCTGCTGCCCGAGCGCTTGCCGCTGGAGGCGTTTGGCCCGGTGCCGTATCGGGAGAAAATGGGTTAA
- the gltB gene encoding glutamate synthase large subunit codes for MERQQWLQGTLYRPDFEQDSCGFGLIAHMDDKPSHWLVKTAISSLAQLTHRGAVAADGKSGDGCGLLFRKPDGFLREVAAEAGIALKSVYAAGLVFSNPQDGERSSLVRLTEALTAQGLEVAGYREVPTDVSACGEYALKTLPAIRQVFVNCPFGMDELRFQRGLYMGRRMAEKANADDPFFYIPTLSPFTLSYKGLVTPDNLPVFFRDLQDERFESSLAVFHQRFSTNTWPQWKLAQPFRFVAHNGEINTVQGNRNWSRAREQIMQSELLDMDAVRPIVQTNGSDSMSLDNMLEGLLMGGIPLFRALRMLVPPAWQNVDSTDKDLRAFYEYNSMHMEPWDGPAGIVLTDGRYAGCLLDRNGLRPARYVVTKDRILTISSEVGVWDYKPEDVVKKGRVKPGQIVAVDLHNGELLLPEAIDEILKTAQPYRQWIRHNARHLEISLEEDSTMPSMAKDEFSRQQKLFGLSFEERDQILRVLAEDAQEAVGSMGDDTPMAVLSQQVRSPFDYLRQQFAQVTNPPIDPIREAVVMSLNTCFGPERSMFQESAEHAKRLEVRSPLLSYEKFTFVVSQAESQFKAARFDLNYDPASLSLEAALRKLTSEVIAAVREGTVIVVLSDRAIAADRLPIHALFATGAVHHALIDAGLRCQANLVIETGAARDPHQIACLVGYGATAVYPYLAYQAILDMIATGGIQADPVDALRNYRKGINKGLLKVLSKMGISTIASYRGAQLFEIVGMHDEVVNLCLRGTVSRVSGAHFSDFETDQKKLARLAFNPMRPIAQGGLLKYVHGEEYHAYNPDVVMMLQKAVQNSDYDAYQTYADLVNTRPVAMFRDLLKLKTDQSIPLDEVEPVEAILKRFDSAGMSLGALSPEAHEALAEAMNRLGGRSNSGEGGEDPARYGTIKMSKIKQVASGRFGVTPHYLVNAEVLQIKVAQGAKPGEGGQLPGDKVSPLIAKLRCSKPGISLISPPPHHDIYSIEDLAQLIFDLKQVNPTALVSVKLVAGPGVGTIAAGVAKAYADLITISGYDGGTGASPLTSVKYAGTPWELGLTEAQQVLRANGLRGRVRMQTDGGLKTGLDVVKAAILGAESFGFGTGPMVALGCKFLRICHLNNCATGVATQEIKLRQKHFIGLPEMVMNYFTFIARETREWMAKLGVRSMEELIGRLDLLNLEGASTDKQKGLNLNALLSQGTIPADQPRFCTTTGNPSFDKGELAEQMVIDAEPALSATQAQLLEYPIRNINRSIGARLSGEIARRHGAAGLPDGMLKVKFHGSAGQSFGVWNAKGLALELEGDANDYVGKGMAGGSLVIYPPKNSSFASNEAIIVGNTCLYGATGGELYAAGLAGERFGVRNSGALAVIEGAGDHCCEYMTGGCVIVLGETGYNFGAGMTGGFGFVFDREEKFAYRYNNELIDINLINGEAMGQYRAFLLDKLARHAELTGSALAADMVKNFDDYVDYFWLVKPKAAKLDSLLKD; via the coding sequence ATGGAAAGACAGCAGTGGTTGCAGGGCACGCTCTACCGCCCAGACTTTGAACAGGACAGCTGCGGCTTTGGTCTGATCGCCCACATGGACGACAAACCGAGCCACTGGCTGGTTAAAACCGCAATCAGCTCCCTGGCGCAGCTGACCCATCGTGGGGCCGTGGCCGCCGATGGCAAGTCAGGGGACGGTTGCGGCCTGTTGTTCCGCAAGCCAGATGGCTTTCTGCGCGAAGTGGCGGCTGAGGCCGGCATCGCCCTGAAGTCGGTATATGCGGCGGGCCTGGTATTTTCCAATCCTCAGGATGGCGAACGCAGCTCGCTGGTGCGCCTGACTGAAGCGCTGACCGCCCAGGGGCTGGAAGTGGCGGGCTACCGCGAGGTGCCGACCGATGTGTCGGCCTGCGGCGAGTACGCGCTGAAAACCCTGCCGGCCATCCGCCAGGTGTTCGTCAACTGTCCGTTCGGCATGGACGAGCTGCGTTTCCAGCGCGGCCTGTACATGGGCCGGCGCATGGCAGAAAAAGCCAACGCCGACGATCCGTTCTTCTACATTCCCACGCTGTCGCCGTTTACCCTGTCGTACAAGGGTCTGGTGACGCCGGATAATCTGCCGGTGTTCTTCAGGGACCTGCAGGACGAACGCTTCGAATCCAGCCTGGCGGTGTTCCATCAGCGCTTCTCCACCAACACCTGGCCGCAATGGAAGCTGGCGCAGCCGTTCCGTTTTGTGGCGCACAACGGTGAAATCAACACCGTACAGGGCAACCGCAACTGGTCGCGCGCGCGCGAACAGATCATGCAGTCCGAACTGCTGGACATGGACGCCGTGCGGCCAATCGTGCAGACCAATGGCTCGGATTCGATGAGCCTGGACAATATGCTCGAAGGCCTGCTGATGGGCGGCATTCCGCTGTTCCGCGCGCTGCGTATGCTGGTGCCGCCGGCCTGGCAGAATGTGGACAGCACCGACAAGGACCTGCGCGCCTTCTACGAATACAACTCGATGCACATGGAGCCGTGGGACGGCCCCGCCGGCATCGTGCTGACCGATGGCCGCTACGCCGGCTGCCTGCTGGACCGCAACGGCCTGCGCCCGGCGCGCTATGTGGTCACCAAAGACCGCATCCTGACCATTTCGTCAGAAGTGGGCGTGTGGGACTACAAGCCGGAAGACGTGGTGAAAAAGGGCCGGGTCAAGCCGGGCCAGATTGTCGCGGTTGACCTGCACAACGGCGAACTGCTGCTGCCGGAAGCGATTGACGAAATCCTCAAGACGGCGCAGCCGTATCGCCAGTGGATTCGCCATAACGCCCGCCATCTGGAAATCTCGCTGGAAGAAGATTCCACCATGCCCAGCATGGCCAAGGACGAGTTTTCCCGTCAGCAAAAGCTGTTTGGCCTGAGCTTTGAAGAGCGCGACCAGATTCTGCGCGTGCTGGCCGAAGATGCCCAGGAAGCCGTGGGTTCGATGGGTGACGACACGCCGATGGCCGTGCTGTCGCAGCAGGTGCGTTCGCCGTTTGACTACCTGCGCCAGCAGTTTGCCCAGGTGACCAACCCGCCGATCGATCCGATCCGCGAAGCGGTGGTGATGTCGCTGAACACCTGCTTTGGCCCGGAACGCAGCATGTTCCAGGAATCGGCTGAACACGCCAAGCGCCTGGAAGTGCGTTCGCCGCTGCTGTCCTACGAAAAATTCACCTTTGTGGTGTCGCAGGCCGAATCGCAGTTCAAGGCCGCCCGCTTTGACCTGAACTACGACCCGGCCAGCCTGAGCCTGGAAGCCGCGCTGCGCAAGCTGACCAGCGAAGTGATTGCCGCCGTGCGCGAAGGCACGGTGATTGTGGTGCTGTCCGACCGCGCCATTGCCGCTGACCGTCTGCCGATTCATGCGCTGTTTGCCACCGGCGCGGTGCATCACGCGCTGATCGACGCCGGTCTGCGCTGCCAGGCCAATCTGGTGATTGAAACCGGCGCGGCACGCGACCCGCACCAGATTGCCTGTCTGGTGGGCTATGGTGCCACGGCGGTGTATCCGTACCTGGCTTACCAGGCCATTCTGGACATGATCGCCACCGGCGGCATCCAGGCCGACCCGGTGGATGCACTGCGCAACTACCGCAAGGGCATCAACAAGGGCCTGCTCAAGGTGCTGTCGAAGATGGGGATTTCCACCATCGCCAGCTATCGCGGTGCCCAGCTGTTTGAAATTGTCGGCATGCACGACGAAGTGGTTAATCTGTGCCTGCGCGGCACCGTGTCGCGCGTGTCTGGTGCGCACTTCTCCGACTTTGAAACCGACCAGAAAAAACTGGCCCGTCTGGCATTCAACCCGATGCGCCCGATTGCCCAGGGCGGCCTGCTCAAGTACGTCCACGGCGAGGAATACCACGCCTATAACCCGGACGTGGTGATGATGCTGCAAAAGGCGGTGCAGAACAGCGATTACGATGCCTACCAGACCTACGCCGATCTGGTGAACACCCGTCCGGTGGCGATGTTCCGCGATCTGCTCAAGCTCAAGACCGACCAGTCCATCCCGCTGGACGAAGTCGAGCCGGTGGAAGCCATTCTCAAGCGCTTTGACTCGGCGGGCATGTCGCTGGGCGCGCTGTCGCCAGAAGCCCACGAAGCGCTGGCCGAGGCAATGAACCGCCTGGGTGGACGCTCCAACTCGGGTGAGGGTGGCGAAGATCCGGCCCGCTACGGCACGATCAAGATGTCCAAGATCAAGCAGGTGGCGTCGGGCCGCTTTGGCGTGACCCCGCATTACCTGGTCAACGCCGAAGTGCTGCAGATCAAGGTGGCTCAGGGTGCCAAGCCGGGCGAAGGCGGTCAGTTGCCGGGCGACAAGGTGAGCCCGCTGATTGCCAAGCTGCGCTGTTCCAAACCGGGCATCAGCCTGATTTCGCCGCCGCCGCATCACGACATCTACTCGATTGAAGATCTGGCCCAGCTGATTTTTGACCTGAAACAGGTCAACCCGACTGCGCTGGTGTCGGTCAAGCTGGTGGCCGGTCCGGGCGTGGGCACCATTGCCGCCGGCGTGGCCAAGGCCTACGCCGACCTGATCACCATCTCCGGTTACGATGGTGGTACCGGTGCTTCGCCGCTGACCTCGGTCAAGTACGCCGGCACGCCGTGGGAGCTTGGCCTGACCGAAGCTCAGCAGGTGCTGCGTGCCAACGGCCTGCGCGGTCGCGTGCGCATGCAGACCGACGGCGGCCTGAAAACCGGCCTGGACGTGGTCAAGGCCGCCATCCTCGGTGCCGAAAGCTTTGGCTTTGGCACCGGCCCGATGGTGGCGCTGGGTTGCAAGTTCCTGCGTATCTGCCACCTGAACAACTGCGCCACCGGCGTGGCCACCCAGGAAATCAAGCTGCGCCAGAAGCACTTCATCGGCCTGCCGGAAATGGTGATGAACTACTTCACCTTCATCGCCCGCGAAACCCGCGAGTGGATGGCCAAGCTGGGCGTGCGCAGCATGGAAGAGCTGATTGGCCGTCTGGACCTGCTCAACCTGGAAGGCGCCAGCACCGACAAGCAAAAGGGTCTGAACCTGAACGCGCTGCTCAGCCAGGGCACGATTCCGGCTGACCAGCCGCGTTTCTGCACCACCACCGGCAACCCGAGCTTTGACAAGGGCGAGCTGGCGGAACAGATGGTGATCGACGCCGAACCGGCGCTGTCGGCCACTCAGGCGCAGCTGCTGGAATACCCGATCCGCAACATCAACCGGTCGATCGGTGCGCGCCTGTCGGGTGAAATTGCCCGCCGCCACGGTGCCGCCGGCCTGCCGGATGGCATGCTGAAGGTGAAATTCCACGGTTCTGCCGGGCAGAGCTTTGGTGTGTGGAACGCCAAGGGTCTGGCGCTGGAGCTGGAAGGCGACGCCAACGACTACGTGGGCAAGGGCATGGCTGGCGGTTCGCTGGTGATTTACCCGCCGAAGAACTCGTCGTTTGCCAGCAACGAAGCCATCATCGTCGGCAACACCTGCCTGTACGGTGCCACCGGTGGCGAGCTGTACGCTGCTGGCCTGGCTGGCGAGCGCTTTGGCGTGCGCAATTCCGGCGCGCTGGCGGTGATTGAAGGCGCAGGCGACCATTGCTGCGAATACATGACCGGCGGTTGCGTGATCGTGCTGGGTGAAACCGGCTACAACTTCGGCGCGGGCATGACCGGCGGCTTTGGCTTTGTGTTTGACCGCGAAGAAAAGTTTGCCTACCGCTACAACAACGAGCTGATCGACATCAACCTCATCAACGGCGAAGCCATGGGCCAGTACCGTGCCTTCCTGCTGGACAAGCTGGCACGTCATGCCGAGCTGACCGGCAGCGCCCTGGCCGCCGACATGGTGAAGAACTTTGACGATTACGTGGATTACTTCTGGCTGGTCAAGCCGAAGGCTGCCAAGCTCGACAGTCTGCTGAAGGATTGA
- a CDS encoding FAD-dependent oxidoreductase yields the protein MGDVFQFMNLQRNPGDKIAAEVRKQKFFEIYEPLKTAEAGEQAGRCLGCGNPYCEWECPVHNYIPNWLKLVKEGKLFEAAELSHKTNSLPEICGRVCPQDRLCEGSCTLNQGGFGAVTIGSVEKYITDEAYKAGWRPDMSQVVWTDKKVAIIGAGPAGLGCADVLARNGVKPVVFDRYEEIGGLLTFGIPEFKLEKSVVQRRRELMEGMGVEFRLNTEVGRDITIGQLLGEYDAVFMGMGAYQYMKGGFPGEDLPGVAEALPFLINNVRNSMGTLGDAPFDSVAGQRVVVLGGGDTAMDCNRTSIRQGAARVVCAYRRDEANMPGSKREVTNAKEEGVEFLWNRQPVEIVQHNGALGVKLVTTQLGEPDAKGRRAPEVVPGSEEIIECDRVIVAFGFQVKPENWFEAAGIKTDGRGRTVAPLSQAFKHQTSNPKIFAGGDQVRGADLVVRAVYEGRQAAEGMLGYLGIW from the coding sequence ATGGGTGACGTATTCCAGTTTATGAATTTGCAGCGCAACCCCGGCGACAAGATCGCCGCCGAGGTGCGCAAGCAAAAGTTTTTTGAAATCTACGAACCGCTGAAAACCGCCGAAGCCGGCGAGCAGGCCGGGCGTTGCCTGGGCTGCGGCAACCCCTACTGCGAATGGGAATGCCCGGTACACAACTACATCCCCAACTGGCTGAAGCTGGTGAAGGAAGGCAAGCTGTTCGAAGCCGCCGAGTTGTCGCACAAAACCAATAGCCTGCCGGAAATCTGTGGCCGCGTCTGCCCGCAGGATCGTCTGTGCGAAGGCTCATGCACGCTCAACCAGGGCGGCTTTGGCGCGGTCACCATCGGCTCGGTGGAAAAATACATCACCGACGAGGCCTACAAGGCCGGCTGGCGTCCGGACATGAGCCAGGTGGTATGGACCGACAAGAAAGTGGCCATCATCGGTGCCGGCCCGGCGGGCCTGGGCTGTGCCGACGTACTGGCGCGCAACGGCGTCAAGCCGGTGGTATTTGACCGCTACGAAGAAATCGGCGGCCTGCTGACCTTTGGCATCCCCGAGTTCAAGCTGGAAAAATCGGTGGTGCAGCGCCGCCGCGAGCTGATGGAAGGCATGGGCGTCGAGTTCCGCCTGAACACCGAAGTGGGCCGCGACATCACCATTGGCCAGCTGCTGGGCGAATACGACGCCGTGTTCATGGGCATGGGCGCTTACCAGTACATGAAGGGTGGCTTCCCTGGCGAAGACCTGCCGGGCGTGGCCGAAGCGTTGCCGTTCCTGATCAACAATGTGCGCAACAGCATGGGCACCCTGGGCGATGCGCCGTTTGACAGCGTGGCCGGCCAGCGCGTGGTGGTGCTGGGCGGTGGCGACACCGCCATGGACTGCAACCGCACCTCGATCCGCCAGGGCGCGGCGCGCGTGGTGTGCGCCTACCGCCGTGACGAAGCCAATATGCCGGGCTCCAAGCGTGAAGTGACCAATGCCAAGGAAGAAGGCGTTGAGTTTCTGTGGAACCGTCAGCCGGTGGAAATCGTCCAGCACAATGGCGCGCTGGGGGTGAAACTGGTCACCACCCAGCTGGGCGAGCCGGATGCCAAGGGCCGCCGTGCGCCGGAAGTGGTGCCGGGTTCGGAAGAAATCATCGAATGCGACCGCGTGATCGTGGCCTTTGGTTTCCAGGTCAAGCCGGAAAACTGGTTTGAAGCCGCCGGGATCAAGACCGACGGGCGTGGCCGTACCGTGGCCCCGCTGAGCCAGGCGTTCAAGCATCAGACCAGCAACCCGAAGATCTTTGCCGGCGGCGACCAGGTGCGCGGCGCTGATCTGGTGGTGCGTGCGGTGTACGAAGGTCGTCAGGCTGCAGAAGGCATGCTGGGTTACCTGGGTATCTGGTAA